TGGCATTGGAAGTAAAAAGGACATTTGGTCCATAGATGAGATAATGACTTAAGGCACAATTATGCATTTAAAGCAAAAGCAGCATGGAATGAATAGGCAGCATTATCGGGCATGAGAATGAATAGGCAGCATTATCAGGCATGAGAATGAATAGGCAGCATTATCAGGCATGAGGCTCGTGTATGCCTCCTTCCCCACCCGTTCCCAACTAATATGAGTTACATGAAGTCTATGTAAAGTATGATGGGAATGAGAGGGGGAAAACTGGGGCCTCCTGCGTAACTTTACAGCCAGATGTCAGAGGTGCAGTCTCCCCCAGGGTATCGTAGCTCGTGGGCCAAGGCCGGGCCATTGGGCTCTTTCCCAAAGTCGACCAGGAAGTTCTCATTCACCTTGAGGCCACCATTGGCTGTGTTCACATCAATCTGCATCATAACAGAACCCTCCCtagggcagagagagaaacagacaaggGAAAATAAGAAATAGAGTCAAGTATTCCATTTGATAGTGTTTCTAGCTATTGGTGTTCAAAACATCTTATTGAAGCAGCCTGTGATATTGAATAACACTTATAAGAGCGATAGCATACAAATCCATGTTTTGATAGCACACTGACATGTGTGCATTGACCACAAGTATGTAAAGTGGTGGGAAAAtgtaatacttgagtaaaaagATAGCTtcataataaataaaaaagtcacccagaaaaatactacttgagtaaaagtatttgattttaaatatacttaagtatcaaaagactatctacttaagtagtactttaaaaatactttacttaagtactttacaccactgagtaatTGAAAAATCTAAGACCGATGAACAGGTCCTCACTTGATCATTTCTGGGTAGAACTGCTTGTCCCAGCCACTGTAGAGAGAGGTGGTGACGTACAGTCTCTTCCCATCCAGACTGAGCTGCAACATCTGGGGGCTCCCTGGGATCCTCTTCCCCTGATGTGGATCACATGTACACACAAGTCGTTGTCTGCACCTTACAAACAACCTAAACACCTACTTTTGACCTACTGCAGACATTCTACCAGTGTGTGAAGAGTGAGTTTGGGCATAGATTGTTATTCTTACACACCTTGATTATGCGTGGGGGTGGTTGGCTCTGATTCTCTGGGTCCTCCAGTACTTTGACAGGGCCATCGTTTAGGATGCTCCCTCCCAAGAAAAGCTGAATACACAGGGAGACGTGAACACAGTCAGTGGGCAACTAACAATTTCAGGAGACTGTCCTACCTAGCTACCTTAAGTTGAATGAACtgagtaagtcgctctggataagagcgtctgctagatGACCAACATGTAAATGTAGGAGGCCACTTGCTTGACCCTAACACAGGTACGCATCACATAGGCAGACTGATGAAGATGATTCATTTAAGTATCCACATAAAATAACATCTGCACTTGTCAGGTTTAATACTTCTCTGTCCAAGACCATTGCCTGTAAGATGAAACATTTTTGGTGGGTTTAAAATAAATCAGCCATGTTGTAAACTTGTGATGTCACCTGGCCAGCCAGACGTGGGTTCCTCCTGTTTGTGATGTCATACTGTCGTATGTCTCCATGCAGCCAGTTACTGAAGTATAGGAAGCGGTCGTCCAGTGAGATCAGAATATCTGTGATCAAACCTGAGATGAACAGATCACACAGCAAATTCAGGAAAACCCATTTAATTTGGCATTTCCatttgattatggaacaggtagCTACACCCAATTCCAAATGTTCAATATGTACTGGAAGTGTTAAATGTATCCCTAATCTGCAGTACTCTCCCATCAACATTTTCCCAGACACACACTCACTTGGCATCACTGGCAAAGCCCATCCCTCCACTTTCTTACTGGGGACGTGGATAACCTTCTCAGCAGCCCATTCTCCTTTCTGTTGAGACAGTACCGTTTTGTAAGACACTCAGCCAAAAACAAACGCAAGAGAGATCAGACATGTTATTCTATTTTTTCCTATGCATGAATGTTTTGCTCACTGGTGTCCTGTAGAAACGGAAGACGGTTCCTTGGAGTGCACAGCCGACATAGCCCTCCGTGGCGGAAGGATCATGGAGGAAGCGGATCTCCAGAGGAATGGCGCCCTCCTCCCCCAGGTCCAGGGACTGTAGCCGCTTGTGAGTGGTCCAGTCCCACACGTGGATCTTCGATCCATAGAGACCTGCAGACAGAAAAGCAGCATTGAAACATTTCTCTCTTCTCAACAAGTGTAATACAAAACACATGTATCACCTCTATTTACACACCTTCTTTGACATGTTCCAGGTTGAAACCGTAGGCGAGGGCTTTGGGCGCTCCCCATTCGGTGCTCATCATGACGTTGTGTCGGGGCTGGTACCAGAAGTCATAACCAAAAGGTGCCGCCTCACCAGGCAGCTCCCAGTTACCAACCACCTCGAACGTTTTACCATCCAGCAAGATAAAGCCACCTGAGAGAAACACATCCTGCATCAGTCATCTAATCCAAATGAATATTAACTTGCCTAAATGACACTCCCTTGCCCCGCCCACTATTCTTTATCATTGTGGATTGTAGAGCCTTAGTCccttattataaactgggtggttccatCCCTAAATGCTGACTGGCTGAAAGCTATGGTATATCAGaacgtataccacgggtataacAAACCATTTATTTGTATTGTTCTAATTACGCATGTAACCGGTTTATAATAGCAATTTGGCACCTCAGGGGCttttggtatatggccaatataccacggctaagggctgtatccaggcactccacgttgcgtcATGACTACGAATAGCCCTTAGCCgtgttatattggccatataccacacaccctcgggccttattgcttaaatataggcATGTTTTATTCATCCCTATCCTTATGACACAAAGTAAAGTTTTTCAAGGTCACATACATTGTATGAGGCTGAGGACAAGGAGAGAAGCATCAGGTATTGTCTGCTTTCTTTTGGCCAGAACACACTGTCTGT
This genomic window from Oncorhynchus keta strain PuntledgeMale-10-30-2019 unplaced genomic scaffold, Oket_V2 Un_contig_25821_pilon_pilon, whole genome shotgun sequence contains:
- the selenbp1 gene encoding methanethiol oxidase, with product MATKCTGCGPGYKSPLDAMKGPREKIVYLPCIYRNTGIQKPDYLATVDVDPKSPTYCQVIHRLPMPNLNDELHHSGWNACSSCFGDSSKKRNRLILPSFISSRVYIVDTGTDPRAPQMHKIVEPTDIFWKTGLANPHTTHCLGNGQIMISSIGDPSGNGKGGFILLDGKTFEVVGNWELPGEAAPFGYDFWYQPRHNVMMSTEWGAPKALAYGFNLEHVKEGLYGSKIHVWDWTTHKRLQSLDLGEEGAIPLEIRFLHDPSATEGYVGCALQGTVFRFYRTPKGEWAAEKVIHVPSKKVEGWALPVMPSLITDILISLDDRFLYFSNWLHGDIRQYDITNRRNPRLAGQLFLGGSILNDGPVKVLEDPENQSQPPPRIIKGKRIPGSPQMLQLSLDGKRLYVTTSLYSGWDKQFYPEMIKEGSVMMQIDVNTANGGLKVNENFLVDFGKEPNGPALAHELRYPGGDCTSDIWL